The Arachis ipaensis cultivar K30076 chromosome B07, Araip1.1, whole genome shotgun sequence genome includes a window with the following:
- the LOC107605914 gene encoding filaggrin (The sequence of the model RefSeq protein was modified relative to this genomic sequence to represent the inferred CDS: added 82 bases not found in genome assembly) codes for MPRSSKHKSSKHSSRDAREYSDSERDSGFKDRKSKDDGAAVKPSKDSSSAEKRRLDSRGDGKEVHGSGNGDYSDEYASSSKRRKDGGGGERWNGGDDDRGEGSRKSKAVSGDSKSRRRDGSVGAYGEGEEGKKSSGKGEGKHKDSSSGRRESREGWSEKERKSRGEGRSEDSVDEEEQRAPKHGFENNDSMKIDDLQSPELDNQLERRMRKKRDEYGDSDKHQDEIGDGYDRHLSSRDDKDGKKKDDRRKDEKHRDKYRDEMDRENKHRHEKQRDERPSKDHNSIRSDEKHGREEKHNLESRQKRTKLPESDRNHYRDRDADRDSESVRERERHSERESDRDRDYDLDRDRDYDRDRDWEWDRERDRDHDRHRDRDGSHVDDRTGRSKEGGTKKRTLDDRDGYTDSKSRVVKSHYSDAEKRSLSSSKADSDVDRGRSQPRQTHPDSIGTSNRHRSPSTHIGKDEHRNASGEDSKYRDLTMEQRTKGSREVYSGISERGPKYKLMEKPNKMDEGSVGDLPTERSSSAKVSPMGLRERSPSSTSIERRYPNKSNAKRNHETDESGRKNSVDDDRPGRESTVEKSLLDEPSQADSSLYGRTSQSNSSMIPPAPAFRAALERPYMGSLDDDVRDNSNNRYRRSSEPGFGRLHGGNSWRAVPNWNSPVPNGFVPFPPGPAHGGFQAMMPQFTSQPLFGVRPGMEVNHAGIPYHIADADRFPGHLRPLGWQNLMDGAGPAHLHGWDGNNGVFRDDPHMYGGSDWDRNRHSTNNHGWEAGSETWKEQNIDSKKELPSPACKDESGPPLIDNGLTDQTTQMSHDEPNKDEFDEKPPGTKFSSLSSPAKVTVNTAGLENVPDVSTPTPSDNTSLLSRFYLSKLDISVELVQPDLYDQCMSALNVNKNAPVDADASTELSLKNASGARLKYSATISRHFPFPVIDNSIFQKAIDLYKKQRGVKLPNGNEVDIAADSNQMQVDESVPIPSLEDRQVSVSASDGTKDMPIPTEEQEKVEILSSPKEHLEEINNTSSQMEQDDDGTHSLNTGMSGPSAEHENQEALAGSCEKEEKITSDNAHSGDANENHSIASENEAQPTATLLEDGDDMNSEVKSVDAHCADEKLSFDDTKVNPLNFEDRSPKACDALMPGSNESESLILSRIHHSPESTH; via the exons ATGCCGCGCAGCTCAAAACACAAATCTAGCAAGCACAGCTCGAGGGAC CGAAGGATTCAAGCTCCGCCGAGAAGCGGAGGCTGGATTCGAGAGGTGACGGAAAGGAAGTTCACGGCTCCGGCAACGGGGATTACTCCGACGAGTATGCTTCATCTTCGAAGCGCCGCAAGGATGGTGGAGGGGGAGAGCGGTGGAACGGAGGCGATGATGACCGCGGAGAGGGGTCGAGGAAGTCAAAGGCTGTGTCGGGAGATTCGAAAAGTAGGAGGAGGGATGGGAGTGTGGGAGCTTATGGAGAGGGCGAGGAGGGAAAGAAAAGCAGTGGAAAGGGCGAAGGGAAGCACAAGGATTCGTCTTCGGGGCGGAGAGAGAGCAGGGAAGGGTGGTCGGAGAAGGAGAGGAAGTCCAGAGGAGAAGGTAGGAGCGAGGATTCGGTTGATGAGGAAGAACAGCGCGCGCCAAAGCATGGGTTTGAAAATAATG ACTCAATGAAAATAGATGATCTGCAAAGTCCTGAATTGGATAACCAGCTTGAGAGGAGAATGAGGAAGAAAAGGGATGAATATGGTGATAGTGATAAGCACCAAGATGAAATTGGGGATGGTTATGACAGGCATTTGTCCTCTAGAGATGACAAAGATGGAAAGAAGAAGGATGATAGGAGAAAAGATGAGAAACATAGAGACAAGTATAGGGATGAGATGGACAGGGAGAACAAACATCGACATGAAAAGCAACGAGATGAGCGCCCTTCAAAAGATCATAATAGCATTAGATCTGATGAGAAACATGGTAGGGAAGAGAAGCATAATTTAGAATCACGACAAAAGAGAACCAAACTTCCAGAGAGTGACCGGAACCATTATCGTGATCGTGATGCGGACCGTGATTCAGAATCTGTTCGTGAGCGTGAGCGTCACAGTGAACGGGAATCTGATCGCGATCGTGATTATGATCTTGACAGAGATCGTGATTATGACAGAGATCGAGATTGGGAATGGGATCGTGAACGAGACAGAGACCATGATCGTCACCGTGATCGTGATGGGTCACATGTGGATGACAGAACTGGCAGAAGCAAAGAGGGTGGGACAAAGAAAAGAACTTTGGATGATCGTGATGGTTATACTGATTCTAAATCTAGAGTTGTTAAGAGCCATTATTCTGATGCTGAGAAGAGGAGTTTGAGCAGCAGTAAAGCTGATTCTGATGTAGACAGGGGAAGATCCCAACCTCGGCAAACTCATCCTGATTCAATTGGGACTAGCAATAGACACAGATCACCTAGCACGCACATTGGCAAGGATGAACATAG AAATGCAAGTGGTGAAGATTCAAAGTATAGGGACTTAACAATGGAACAGAGAACCAAAGGCTCAAGAGAGGTTTACTCTGGGATATCAGAGAGAGGCCCTAAATACAAATTAATGGAAAAACCCAATAAAATGGATGAAGGTTCTGTAGGAGACCTGCCAACTGAAAGGTCTTCTAGTGCCAAGGTTTCACCCATGGGACTGAGGGAAAGATCTCCTTCATCTACAAGCATTGAGCGCAGGTATCCTAATAAAAGCAATGCTAAGCGAAATCATGAAACTGATGAAAGTGGAAGGAAGAACAGTGTTGATGATGATAGACCTGGTCGGGAGTCGACTGTAGAGAAATCACTATTGGATGAGCCATCTCAAGCAGACTCATCTTTATATGGAAGGACCAGTCAAAGCAATTCGTCAATGATTCCACCTGCACCTGCCTTTAGGGCTGCGTTAGAGAGACCATATATGGGTTCATTAGATGATGATGTTAGAGATAACTCCAATAATCGATACAGAAGAAGTAGTGAGCCTGGTTTTGGAAGATTGCATGGTGGCAATTCATGGAGGGCAGTACCAAACTGGAATTCACCTGTACCGAATGGATTTGTTCCATTCCCACCTGGGCCAGCACATGGAGGTTTTCAAGCAATGATGCCACAGTTTACATCTCAGCCTCTCTTTGGTGTTAGGCCTGGAATGGAGGTTAACCATGCAGGCATTCCTTACCATATTGCTGATGCTGATAGATTTCCAGGTCACTTGCGTCCACTTGGGTGGCAGAATTTGATGGATGGAGCCGGACCTGCTCATTTGCATGGATGGGATGGTAATAATGGTGTCTTCAGAGATGATCCTCACATGTACGGTGGTTCTGATTGGGACAGGAATAGACATTCAACAAATAATCACGGATGGGAAGCTGGTTCGGAGACTTGGAAGGAACAGAATATTGACTCGAAGAAGGAGTTGCCTTCCCCAGCCTGCAAAGATGAATCAGGTCCACCCCTGATTGATAATGGTTTGACTGATCAGACTACTCAGATGTCTCATGATGAACCCAACAAGGATGAATTTGATGAGAAACCTCCTGGGACAAAGTTTTCCAGTCTCAGTTCTCCAGCAAAAGTTACTGTGAACACGGCTGGTCTTGAAAATGTGCCTGATGTTTCAACACCAACACCAAGTGACAATACCTCTCTTTTGAGCCGTTTCTACCTTTCCAAGCTTGACATTTCAGTGGAGTTGGTTCAGCCAGATTTGTATGACCAGTGTATGTCTGCTCTAAATGTTAACAAGAATGCACCGGTTGATGCAGATGCTAGTACAGAACTGTCCTTGAAG AATGCTTCTGGAGCACGACTGAAATATTCAGCCACTATATCAAGGCATTTTCCTTTCCCAGTAATTGATAATTCTATCTTCCAG AAAGCAATAGACCTTTACAAGAAGCAGAGGGGGGTGAAACTGCCTAATGGGAATGAGGTAGATATTGCTGCCGATTCCAACCAGATGCAAGTGGATGAGTCGGTTCCTATTCCCAGTTTAGAGGATAGGCAGGTTTCTGTATCAGCTTCTGATGGAACAAAAGATATGCCGATCCCGACAGAAGAACAAGAGAAAGTAGAAATCCTTTCTTCTCCAAAGGAGCATCTGGAAGAGATCAATAATACCAGCAGTCAAATGGAGCAAGATGATGACGGTACCCACTCTTTAAACACTGGCATGTCTGGTCCATCTGCAGAGCATGAGAACCAAGAAGCCTTAGCTGGTTCCTGTGAAAAAGAGGAAAAAATCACCTCTGATAATGCCCATTCCGGAGATGCGAATGAAAATCACTCCATTGCATCTGAGAATGAAGCTCAGCCAACTGCCACTTTGCTTGAAGATGGTGATGATATGAATAGCGAAGTTAAATCTGTTGATGCCCATTGTGCAGATGAAAAACTGAGCTTTGATGATACAAAGGTTAATCCCTTAAATTTTGAGGATAGGTCTCCCAAAGCTTGTGATGCTTTGATGCCCGGTTCAAATGAGTCTGAGTCGCTAATTTTAAGCCGGATACATCATTCTCCTGAAAGTACACATTGA
- the LOC107607697 gene encoding uncharacterized protein LOC107607697, whose product MGDISEGKELVLYGGVDEGRKQSEPFAAYSGAEDDNEVEYDNSSYSDSLDSEYNPYGEEDDSEDDVHFTDSDDKLDPEVSGFQHVNVMSKKPRAVKKNAGATEQFENDEGGDSDDLDFDHQVGADGSDSEHEDFIFPIHKLQKDMSQYKWEVGIVYASREDFKDTVTAYAVHTTRSIRFRKCDLQRVRAVCSDDCPFWVYAAKIRGEETWQLRSMNLTHTCTQAHRVGILHSKWLGKAFKKKVESNPKVKIRELVSKAQKKWNLTVTKSLATKTKQIALDQIQGTFREQYKRIYDYGQELMRANPGSSVRIQVQRSPDLDNEAPASSRTTYCIFQRIYVCLEACKQSFQHCRDFIGLDGCFLKTPQGGQLLTAIGWDPNDQMMPIAYAVVEAETKDSWSWFLNHLASDVGLDKMGRSTFMSDQQKGLLPAYEEVIPGVDNRFCVRHLYGNFRKRFPGLQLKKLIWKCAKATHWRD is encoded by the exons ATGGGTGACATTAGTGAGGGGAAAGAGCTGGTTCTGTATGGTGGAGTAGATGAGGGGCGAAAGCAATCTGAACCATTTGCTGCTTACTCTGGGGCAGAGGACGACAATGAAGTTGAGTATGATAACTCTAGTTACAGCGACAGTCTCGATTCGGAGTATAATCCATATGGGGAAGAGGACGATAGTGAAGATGATGTGCACTTTACTGATAGTGATGATAAGCTTGATCCTGAGGTAAGTGGGTTTCAACATGTGAATGTGATGAGTAAAAAACCTAGGGCTGTGAAAAAGAATGCTGGAGCAACTGAGCAGTTTGAAAATGATGAGGGAGGAGACAGTGATGACTTAGATTTTGATCACCAAGTTGGGGCTGATGGGTCTGATTCGGAGCATGAGGATTTCATATTTCCAATTCACAAGCTTCAGAAAGATATGAGTCAATACAAATGGGAAGTTGGCATAGTGTATGCATCTCGGGAAGATTTCAAGGACACTGTAACTGCTTATGCTGTGCATACGACAAGGTCAATCAGGTTTAGGAAGTGTGATTTGCAGAGGGTTAGGGCTGTTTGTTCGGATGATTGTCCTTTTTGGGTGTATGCTGCAAAAATCAGAGGTGAGGAAACTTGGCAGCTACGCAGCATGAACTTGACACACACATGCACACAAGCACACAGGGTGGGGATCTTACACTCGAAATGGCTCGGCAAGGCGTTTAAAAAGAAGGTTGAATCAAATCCAAAGGTGAAAATAAGGGAGTTGGTTTCGAAGGCACAGAAGAAATGGAACTTGACTGTCACTAAATCATTGGCCACTAAGACCAAGCAGATTGCACTTGATCAAATTCAGGGCACCTTCCGAGAGCAGTATAAAAGAATTTATGATTATGGACAGGAGCTGATGAGGGCAAATCCAGGATCCTCAGTTCGCATACAAGTGCAGAGGTCCCCAGATCTTGACAATGAAGCACCAGCATCATCCAGGACCACTTACTGCATCTTTCAGAGGATCTATGTGTGCTTGGAAGCATGCAAGCAGAGCTTCCAGCATTGTAGGGATTTCATTGGCCTAGATGGCTGCTTTTTGAAGACACCCCAGGGAGGACAACTGCTCACTGCAATTGGTTGGGATCCCAATGACCAAATGATGCCGATTGCATATGCGGTTGTGGAGGCCGAGACGAAGGACTCATGGAGTTGGTTTCTAAATCATCTTGCATCTGATGTTGGGCTGGATAAGATGGGAAGATCTACCTTCATGTCTGACCAACAAAAA GGTTTGTTGCCAGCATATGAGGAGGTTATACCTGGTGTGGATAATCGGTTCTGTGTGAGACACTTGTATGGCAACTTCAGAAAAAGGTTTCCAGGATTACAATTGAAGAAACTGATATGGAAGTGTGCTAAGGCAACTCACTGGAGGGATTGA